A stretch of the Ictidomys tridecemlineatus isolate mIctTri1 chromosome 5, mIctTri1.hap1, whole genome shotgun sequence genome encodes the following:
- the Pierce2 gene encoding piercer of microtubule wall 2 protein translates to MTDCDWDKKSTSTSKSDTGMKPEQLLPCVNPGNPVFSCMLDPKTLRTATSLSKPQMIMYKTSSNHYGEFVPLPQFLPCNYTPREQGFSNHIRATGLYQNNSLNTAPDRNRTLDFPNFQHTL, encoded by the exons ATGACGGACTGCGACTGG gaTAAGAAAAGTACTTCAACTTCAAAGTCAGACACAGGAATGAAACCTGAACAACTGCTTCCTTGTGTGAACCCTGGCAATCCTGTGTTTTCCTGTATGTTGGACCCAAAGACACTCCGTACAGCTACTTCACTATCAAAACCTCAGATGATTATGTACAAAACCAGTTCAAATCATTATGGTGAATTTGTACCTTTGCCACAGTTTCTCCCCTGCAATTATACTCCAAGGGAGCAAGGATTTTCAAACCATATTAGAGCAACTGGACTTTATCAAAATAACAGTCTAAATACTGCACCTGATAGAAACAGAACCCTTGATTTTCCTAATTTTCAACATACTCTATGA